One Dioscorea cayenensis subsp. rotundata cultivar TDr96_F1 chromosome 15, TDr96_F1_v2_PseudoChromosome.rev07_lg8_w22 25.fasta, whole genome shotgun sequence genomic region harbors:
- the LOC120277142 gene encoding LOW QUALITY PROTEIN: 5' exonuclease Apollo-like (The sequence of the model RefSeq protein was modified relative to this genomic sequence to represent the inferred CDS: inserted 1 base in 1 codon; deleted 2 bases in 2 codons), producing MEKGLVSIDRWVKGSQAYFLTHLHADHTRGLSPLWTLGPLFCSPITARLLPSRFPGLDSSLIRVLEIGLTHSITLISKCSGSEVHILVTPIDANHCPGAVMYLFRGEFGTVLHTRDFRWELDSERAQLARRNLLDALGGERVDLLYLDNTYCHPFFSFPTQXVAAQQVVDFIKQHPNDEIIIAVDNLGKENLLVYISQALGVKIWVWPERLKTMHILGLDDIFTTDTSLTRVRAVPRYSFTLDTLEGLNTICPTIGIMPSGLTWGSLAFEKDIGYVGLSESEGHSGEKSKNNRKKIYKWKYKNCEIQELMRTVLPKNVFGIVSASSFDIHPCHHFDNLNCELCTVSGSEISTKVRGNHLDASFRNKLNRRAVLHQNLNRSNVKCGRHLQPSASKTNRNEGCTEKG from the exons ATGGAGAAGGGCTTGGTCTCCATAGATCGATGGGTGAAAGGGAGCCAGGCTTACTTTCTCACTCACCTCCATGCTGACCATACCAGAGGCCTCTCTCCGCTATGGACCCTCGGGCCCCTCTTCTGCTCTCCCATCACCGCCCGCCTCCTCCCCTCTCGCTTCCCCGGGCTTGATTCCTCCTTGATTCGGGTTCTGGAGATTGGTCTCACCCACTCCATCACTTTGATCTCTAAATGCTCTGGATCCGAG GTCCATATTCTTGTCACCCCAATCGACGCTAATCACTGCCCCG GTGCAGTGATGTACTTGTTCCGTGGTGAATTTGGAACTGTGTTACATACT AGGGATTTTCGATGGGAATTGGACTCTGAAAGGGCACAACTGGCTAGGAGAAACCTTCTTGATGCTCTGGGAGGTGAAAGAGTAGATTTGCTTTACTTGGACAACACTTACTGTCatccattcttttcatttcctaCTC AAGTTGCCGCCCAACAG GTAGTTGATTTTATAAAGCAGCATCCCAATGATGAAATCATAATTGCTGTTGACAACCTGGGGAAAGAAAACTTATTGGTTTATATTTCACAAGCTTTGGGCGTAAAG ATATGGGTATGGCCAGAGCGCTTGAAGACCATGCACATTCTTGGGTTGGATGATATTTTTACAACAGATACCAGTCTAACCAGGGTCCGAGCTGTTCCTAGGTATAGTTTTACATTAGATACACTTGAGGGACTGAACACTATATGCCCCACCATAGGTATCATGCCTTCTGGTCTTACATGGGGTTCTCTAGCTTTTGAGAAGGATATTGGATATGTTGGTCTGTCAGAATCAGAAGGTCATAGCGGTGAGAAAAGTAAGAACAATAGGAAAAAGATCTACAAatggaaatataaaaattg TGAGATACAGGAGCTTATGAGGACTGTGCTGCCCAAAAACGTGTTTGGTATTGTGTCTGCGTCCTCTTTCGATATCCATCCTTGTCACCACTTTGATAATCTCAACTGTGAATTATGTACAGTCTCTGGAAGTGAGATCAGCACAAAAGTCAGAGGGAATCATCTGGATGCTTCTTTCCGCAATAAACTTAACAGGAGAGCTGTTTTGCATCAGAATTTGAACAGATCAAATGTGAAATGTGGAAGACATCTTCAACCTTCTGCCTCCAAAACTAATAGAAACGAAGGTTGCACTGAGAAAGGGTAG